One window of Alkaliphilus metalliredigens QYMF genomic DNA carries:
- a CDS encoding pyruvate, water dikinase regulatory protein gives MNNENLVIYILSDSIGETAEQVAKAAISQFDTEDYEIRRFPFITEKHHIDEMLQEAKKENSVIVFTMVVEELRNYIMEEAEKMQIRSIDIMSPVLHAMGGALTTTPKREPGLIRRLDEKYFRKVEAIEFAVKYDDGKDSRGLAKADIVLVGISRTSKTPLSMYLAHRNMKVANVPLVPEVTPPKELYEVPSQKIIGLTTNPIKLIEIRQERLKALGLKNEASYASMERILEELEYAEGIMKRIGCPVIDVSTKAVEESAGIILEIFRDRGYNMPNGR, from the coding sequence ATGAATAATGAAAATTTAGTCATTTATATCCTGTCAGATTCGATCGGTGAAACAGCAGAACAGGTAGCAAAGGCTGCAATAAGTCAATTTGATACGGAAGATTATGAGATCAGACGGTTTCCATTTATCACTGAGAAGCATCACATTGATGAAATGCTTCAAGAGGCCAAAAAAGAGAATTCTGTTATTGTCTTTACCATGGTAGTTGAGGAGCTTCGCAATTACATTATGGAGGAAGCAGAAAAAATGCAAATCCGAAGTATAGACATCATGAGCCCTGTATTACATGCCATGGGAGGGGCCTTAACCACGACACCGAAGCGTGAGCCGGGTCTGATCCGAAGATTAGATGAAAAGTATTTTAGGAAGGTTGAAGCCATTGAATTTGCAGTAAAGTACGACGATGGTAAAGACTCTAGAGGACTGGCTAAGGCAGATATTGTGTTAGTAGGAATTTCTAGAACCTCTAAAACACCATTGAGTATGTATTTAGCCCACAGAAATATGAAGGTGGCCAATGTGCCTCTTGTGCCTGAAGTGACACCACCTAAGGAGCTTTATGAAGTTCCTAGTCAGAAAATCATTGGGTTAACCACAAATCCCATAAAGCTCATTGAAATCAGACAAGAAAGACTAAAGGCTTTAGGATTAAAAAATGAAGCCAGTTATGCTAGCATGGAGCGAATTCTAGAGGAGCTTGAATATGCTGAAGGAATCATGAAGCGAATCGGTTGTCCTGTGATTGATGTATCCACTAAGGCAGTGGAGGAAAGTGCAGGAATCATTTTAGAAATTTTTAGAGACAGAGGATATAATATGCCCAATGGGCGTTAA
- a CDS encoding helix-turn-helix transcriptional regulator: MSTIEFSKRQKKIMEIVQQSEPITSEKIASMLEVTRATLRPDLAILTMSGILDARPKVGYFYSGKSQFNLFSEEVKRIKVETMMSLPIVVTEETSVYDAIVTLFLEDVGTIFVASKGYLSGVISRKDFLKSAIGGTDMNKVPVGMVMTRRPNILTIGLKDSVLDAAIKILDHEVDSLPVVEREIVEGKEQLKIIGRISKSNVTKLFVELCKA; encoded by the coding sequence GTGAGCACCATAGAATTCTCAAAAAGGCAGAAGAAAATCATGGAAATTGTTCAGCAAAGTGAGCCCATAACCAGTGAGAAAATTGCATCAATGCTAGAGGTGACCCGGGCAACACTGAGGCCTGATTTAGCAATCCTAACCATGTCAGGGATTTTAGATGCCCGGCCAAAGGTAGGTTATTTCTATTCAGGAAAGTCACAATTTAATCTTTTCTCAGAAGAGGTAAAACGGATCAAGGTTGAAACAATGATGTCACTTCCCATAGTGGTCACAGAGGAGACCTCTGTATACGATGCAATTGTCACATTGTTTTTAGAAGATGTGGGGACTATTTTTGTGGCTTCTAAGGGATACTTAAGTGGGGTGATTTCAAGAAAGGACTTTTTAAAGAGTGCCATTGGTGGAACAGATATGAATAAGGTTCCTGTTGGCATGGTCATGACACGAAGACCCAATATTCTCACCATTGGGCTTAAGGATAGCGTCTTAGATGCTGCCATCAAGATTTTAGATCATGAGGTAGACAGCCTACCCGTCGTGGAAAGAGAGATAGTGGAAGGCAAGGAACAATTGAAAATAATAGGTCGCATATCCAAAAGTAATGTCACGAAGCTATTCGTAGAGCTATGCAAAGCTTAG
- a CDS encoding glycine--tRNA ligase gives MTTAKSMEKIVALAKSRGFIFPGSEIYGGLANTWDYGPLGVELKNNVKKAWWKKFIQQSPYNVGLDSAILMNPTTWEASGHIGGFSDPLMDCKKCRARFRADKLIEDHFAKDGEDTIVDGWSNEQMASFIDEKAIVCPECDAKEFTDIRQFNLMFKTHQGVNEDTSTEIFLRPETAQGIFVNFKNVQRTARKKIPFGIGQIGKSFRNEITPGNYTFRTREFEQMELEFFCKPGDDLEWFDYWSNFCKKWLLDLSMKETSIRLRAHTEEELSHYSNATTDIEFKFPFGWGELWGIADRTDFDLKQHTEHSGVQLIYQDPVTNEKYVPYCIEPSLGADRVTLAFLVDAYEEEQIDEKDSRIVLKLHPALAPFKAAVLPLTKKLKEQSLELFEKLSDKFMIDYDDAGSIGKRYRRHDEIGTPYCITYDFDTLEDNCVTVRDRDTMEQQRVAIDELEVFLEEKIKF, from the coding sequence ATGACAACAGCAAAGTCAATGGAGAAGATTGTTGCCCTAGCTAAGTCTAGGGGGTTTATTTTTCCAGGCTCAGAAATATATGGAGGCTTGGCAAATACCTGGGATTATGGCCCACTGGGTGTGGAACTAAAGAATAATGTGAAAAAAGCTTGGTGGAAAAAATTTATCCAGCAAAGTCCATACAATGTGGGATTGGATTCAGCTATACTGATGAACCCAACGACCTGGGAGGCTTCAGGGCACATAGGGGGCTTCAGTGATCCCCTGATGGATTGCAAAAAATGTAGGGCAAGATTTAGAGCAGATAAGCTCATAGAGGATCATTTTGCTAAAGACGGGGAAGATACCATTGTTGATGGGTGGAGTAATGAGCAAATGGCTAGCTTTATTGATGAAAAGGCCATTGTTTGTCCTGAGTGTGATGCTAAGGAGTTCACTGACATCAGACAATTCAATCTTATGTTTAAAACCCATCAAGGGGTGAATGAGGATACCAGTACAGAAATATTCCTAAGACCAGAAACAGCCCAGGGTATTTTTGTGAACTTCAAAAATGTACAAAGAACAGCTAGAAAGAAAATACCCTTTGGGATTGGACAAATAGGTAAATCCTTTAGAAATGAAATTACACCTGGAAACTATACATTTAGAACAAGAGAATTTGAGCAAATGGAGTTAGAATTCTTCTGTAAGCCTGGAGACGACTTGGAATGGTTTGATTACTGGTCAAACTTCTGTAAGAAATGGCTACTAGATTTAAGTATGAAAGAAACAAGTATTCGATTAAGGGCCCATACAGAAGAGGAGCTTTCTCATTATAGTAACGCCACAACGGATATTGAGTTCAAATTTCCCTTTGGTTGGGGAGAACTATGGGGTATTGCTGACAGAACTGATTTTGACTTAAAACAACATACGGAGCACTCTGGAGTCCAATTAATCTATCAGGATCCTGTCACTAACGAGAAGTATGTACCATATTGTATTGAACCTTCATTAGGGGCAGACCGTGTGACCCTAGCCTTCCTAGTGGATGCCTACGAAGAAGAGCAAATCGACGAAAAGGATAGTCGTATTGTACTAAAGCTACACCCAGCCCTAGCACCTTTTAAAGCTGCGGTATTGCCATTGACCAAGAAGTTGAAAGAACAGTCGTTAGAACTATTTGAAAAACTAAGTGACAAATTTATGATAGACTACGATGATGCAGGTAGTATTGGTAAAAGATATCGTAGACATGACGAAATCGGAACTCCTTACTGCATTACCTATGATTTTGATACACTAGAGGACAATTGTGTAACTGTCAGAGATAGAGATACAATGGAACAACAACGAGTTGCAATTGATGAATTAGAAGTTTTTTTAGAAGAGAAAATTAAATTTTAG
- a CDS encoding DUF4342 domain-containing protein: MDINLEKIDIIRERTGVSYKEAKEALVSADGDIVEALIQLEEKNAKSWTDNLSKSVGNTGNEMMEKIKYMIKKGNVTKIIVKRDGDVLLNVPVTAGAVGVMLAPLLAVVGASAALLTKTTIEIVKDNGEVVDINEIADDTMTEFKNRFSGSEVDDMVDDIIDDIDETLDDLNDGADY, from the coding sequence ATGGATATTAATCTAGAAAAAATTGATATCATAAGGGAAAGAACGGGGGTATCCTATAAAGAGGCTAAGGAAGCTCTCGTAAGCGCTGATGGAGATATTGTTGAAGCGTTAATTCAATTAGAAGAGAAAAATGCAAAGTCATGGACCGATAACTTATCAAAATCAGTAGGTAATACAGGCAATGAGATGATGGAAAAGATTAAATACATGATCAAAAAAGGTAATGTAACAAAGATTATTGTCAAGAGAGATGGAGATGTATTACTTAATGTCCCTGTGACTGCAGGAGCCGTTGGTGTGATGCTGGCGCCACTACTTGCTGTTGTTGGGGCTTCAGCAGCTCTCTTGACAAAGACAACTATTGAAATTGTTAAAGATAATGGTGAAGTGGTAGACATCAATGAGATTGCAGATGATACCATGACGGAATTTAAAAATCGATTTTCAGGATCTGAGGTCGATGATATGGTGGACGACATCATAGATGACATAGATGAAACACTGGATGATTTAAATGATGGTGCCGATTACTAA
- the recO gene encoding DNA repair protein RecO — MLIKTEGFVLRNRKYGETDSMLVIFTKKVGKINAIAKGARRTKSALLAGVQPFSYSDFVLFKGRSLYTVNQTEPKEIFYNLREDVKRLSYAAYLLELVESVTEEGQTNNRLFNLLGRTLHLMKKEEIELETILRAFELKLMEYSGLKPHLTSCVSCGQTSSNSWRFSSKEGGLICHQCHGIDSFSIKINVLTVKLANYLLAKDMEEIQKLKVNPYLHESLNKVLKQYIMVHLDRVNFNSLEIAKKI; from the coding sequence ATGTTAATCAAAACGGAAGGCTTTGTTTTAAGAAACAGAAAATATGGAGAAACTGACAGTATGTTAGTGATATTTACGAAGAAGGTTGGTAAAATCAATGCCATTGCAAAGGGAGCCAGACGGACAAAAAGTGCTCTTCTGGCAGGGGTACAGCCTTTTTCTTATAGTGACTTTGTACTTTTCAAAGGAAGAAGCTTATATACAGTTAACCAAACAGAGCCCAAGGAGATTTTTTATAACCTAAGGGAGGATGTCAAAAGATTATCCTACGCAGCTTATTTACTAGAACTAGTGGAAAGTGTTACGGAAGAAGGACAGACAAACAATCGTTTATTCAACCTATTAGGAAGAACTCTCCACTTAATGAAGAAGGAAGAGATTGAGCTAGAGACCATACTGAGGGCCTTCGAACTGAAGTTAATGGAGTACAGTGGTTTAAAGCCTCACTTAACTAGCTGTGTCAGCTGTGGCCAAACTTCATCTAATTCTTGGCGATTTAGCTCTAAGGAAGGTGGATTAATTTGTCATCAATGTCACGGTATTGACTCCTTTTCAATCAAAATAAACGTGTTAACTGTGAAACTAGCTAATTACTTACTGGCTAAGGATATGGAAGAAATACAGAAGTTGAAGGTAAATCCTTACTTGCATGAATCCTTAAATAAGGTTTTAAAGCAATATATTATGGTGCATTTAGATAGAGTCAATTTTAACAGTTTAGAAATAGCTAAGAAAATTTAA
- the era gene encoding GTPase Era, translating to MSYKSGFVTIIGRPNVGKSTLMNQIIGEKIAIMSDKPQTTRNKIQSVYSQEDFQIVFLDTPGIHKPKHKLGEYMVKVARDTLKEVDVVLFLVDEGQKIGPGDRFIMEQLKDIKTPMFLIINKIDKMNQEILNEVCGLFEETGLFQRIIPISALEGANIDTLIKQIVSFLPEGPQYFPSDMITDQPERLLVAEIVREKLLHYLDQEIPHGIAVETSMMKQRPNQDIVDIQATIYCEKKSHKGIIIGKGGRKLKGVGKSARQDIEKLLGSKVFLELWVKVNEDWRNQSRILKSLGYE from the coding sequence TTGTCTTATAAATCAGGATTTGTAACAATTATCGGTAGACCCAATGTAGGGAAATCTACTTTAATGAATCAAATTATTGGAGAAAAAATTGCGATTATGTCTGATAAGCCTCAGACAACACGAAACAAAATTCAAAGTGTTTATAGCCAGGAGGATTTTCAAATTGTCTTTTTAGATACACCGGGAATCCATAAACCTAAACATAAATTAGGTGAGTATATGGTGAAGGTAGCAAGAGATACCCTTAAGGAAGTAGATGTGGTTTTATTCCTAGTGGATGAAGGGCAAAAAATTGGTCCTGGGGATCGATTTATTATGGAACAATTAAAGGACATTAAGACACCTATGTTTTTGATTATCAACAAAATTGATAAAATGAATCAAGAAATACTCAATGAAGTATGTGGTCTATTTGAAGAGACAGGGCTATTTCAAAGAATTATCCCTATTTCTGCCCTTGAAGGTGCTAACATTGATACATTAATTAAGCAAATCGTCAGCTTTCTACCAGAGGGACCTCAATACTTCCCATCGGATATGATTACAGATCAGCCAGAACGTTTGCTTGTAGCAGAAATTGTTCGTGAGAAACTTTTACATTATCTAGATCAGGAGATTCCCCATGGGATTGCCGTTGAAACATCTATGATGAAACAACGGCCGAACCAAGATATCGTTGATATCCAAGCAACAATTTACTGTGAGAAAAAGTCACATAAGGGTATTATCATTGGTAAAGGAGGACGAAAACTTAAGGGTGTTGGAAAAAGCGCTCGCCAAGATATTGAAAAATTATTAGGCTCAAAGGTATTCCTAGAGCTATGGGTAAAAGTCAATGAGGATTGGCGAAACCAAAGTCGTATACTGAAAAGCTTAGGATATGAGTAA
- a CDS encoding cytidine deaminase, whose translation MTEKELMKKAIEAREKAYVPYSKFPVGAALLTKSGKVHTGCNIECASYGATNCAERTAIFKSVSEGDLDIDMIAVVGDENAYTYPCGICRQVIVEYGKNIKLIIGKSEEEYKVYTIENLLPHSFTPDDLEKNN comes from the coding sequence ATGACTGAGAAGGAATTAATGAAAAAAGCAATTGAAGCAAGAGAAAAAGCCTATGTCCCTTATTCAAAATTTCCAGTGGGGGCAGCGCTACTAACAAAGTCCGGTAAGGTTCATACCGGATGCAATATTGAATGTGCATCTTATGGAGCCACCAACTGTGCTGAGAGAACAGCCATTTTCAAATCGGTCTCAGAGGGGGATCTGGACATTGATATGATTGCGGTAGTTGGTGATGAAAATGCATATACCTACCCATGTGGCATTTGCCGGCAGGTGATCGTAGAATATGGAAAAAATATCAAGCTGATAATCGGAAAATCTGAGGAAGAATATAAGGTATATACCATTGAGAATTTATTACCCCATTCTTTTACACCCGATGACTTAGAAAAGAACAACTAG
- a CDS encoding DUF3048 domain-containing protein, whose translation MNVRTLKKRVLLVTLAILMIFSVGCSRQAEEEEVEEPIIVEEPEEEVVVVMEGVPSPLSGLYVPEETIDRRPMAIVFDNHSGARPQAGLIQAEIAYEFLAEGNATRYLGIFLSEEPEVIGPIRSARPYFIQKVLEFDGYFVHVGGSPQAFHDIVVQKVADIDATSRGSNVFWRKSHKKAPHNMYSSYEALLNATKSSGFRTESTLEGFQFNEEAKAPAGEKASELHINYNRAYEPSFKYDYDEERYHRFYNEAPHVDETTGEQLKAVNIIVQHVPAKVVDSDLRLEMQTIGSGSGLYLSMGQVMEITWEKKSYSGITQYYDSEGNRLLLNPGQTWVQVVHRLDIVSIKE comes from the coding sequence ATGAATGTGAGGACTTTGAAGAAACGGGTGTTGTTAGTCACCCTAGCCATCCTAATGATATTTAGCGTTGGATGTAGTAGACAGGCTGAAGAGGAAGAGGTAGAAGAACCAATCATTGTAGAAGAACCTGAAGAAGAAGTGGTAGTGGTCATGGAAGGTGTTCCTTCACCATTAAGTGGTCTTTATGTGCCAGAGGAAACAATTGATCGTAGACCTATGGCCATTGTATTTGATAATCACAGTGGCGCAAGACCCCAGGCGGGGTTAATACAAGCGGAAATCGCCTATGAGTTTTTGGCTGAAGGTAATGCCACTCGTTATCTAGGCATTTTTCTATCGGAGGAACCGGAGGTAATTGGCCCCATTCGCAGTGCACGACCCTATTTTATACAAAAGGTACTGGAATTTGATGGGTATTTTGTTCATGTAGGGGGAAGTCCCCAAGCCTTTCATGATATTGTGGTCCAGAAAGTAGCAGACATTGATGCCACCAGTCGAGGAAGTAATGTATTTTGGCGTAAAAGTCATAAAAAGGCACCCCACAACATGTATAGTAGCTATGAGGCACTACTCAATGCCACAAAAAGTAGTGGATTTAGAACTGAATCAACCCTAGAAGGCTTTCAATTCAATGAAGAAGCAAAAGCACCTGCTGGAGAAAAAGCCAGTGAGCTTCACATTAATTATAACCGAGCCTATGAGCCTTCTTTTAAATATGATTATGACGAAGAGAGATATCACCGTTTTTACAATGAAGCACCCCATGTGGATGAGACTACTGGAGAACAGCTAAAGGCTGTTAACATTATCGTACAGCATGTACCTGCTAAGGTCGTTGACTCGGACCTAAGGCTGGAAATGCAAACCATCGGTAGTGGATCTGGACTATACCTTTCAATGGGTCAAGTAATGGAGATTACATGGGAAAAGAAAAGTTATAGTGGGATAACTCAATACTATGACTCAGAAGGAAATAGACTTTTACTTAATCCTGGGCAAACCTGGGTACAGGTTGTGCATAGATTAGATATCGTATCCATTAAAGAATAA
- a CDS encoding DUF502 domain-containing protein, with product MKGYPIKRIRGTTQYDEGVMNMWKYLRRLFFTGLLILFPLAATMTLLVWIFNRIDLIFRRPIEDLLGFTIYGLGFFLTLALIVATGAVATNYLGIKLISFTEGELKKIPLVGALYFSLKQLTETVYGSKHTAFRQAALVQYPSPGILTIGFITAEGMEKTFAVSEENLVSLFIPTTPNPTSGMLVMIPKKELILLDITVEEAIKLVVSGGIMKPTKVDEVHKREDE from the coding sequence ATGAAGGGATATCCTATAAAAAGGATCCGTGGAACAACACAATATGATGAAGGTGTGATGAATATGTGGAAGTATTTACGACGGTTGTTTTTCACGGGGCTACTGATACTCTTCCCCTTAGCAGCAACCATGACTTTATTGGTTTGGATTTTCAATCGAATTGACCTTATTTTCAGAAGACCCATCGAAGATCTGTTGGGGTTTACCATATACGGTCTGGGATTCTTTTTAACCCTGGCCTTAATCGTTGCCACTGGGGCCGTTGCTACCAATTATTTAGGAATCAAGCTCATCAGCTTCACGGAGGGGGAATTGAAGAAAATTCCACTGGTGGGAGCCCTGTATTTTTCATTGAAACAGCTAACAGAAACGGTTTATGGCAGTAAGCATACGGCCTTTAGACAGGCGGCATTGGTGCAATATCCTTCACCAGGAATTTTGACCATTGGCTTCATCACCGCAGAGGGAATGGAAAAGACCTTTGCGGTTTCGGAGGAAAACTTAGTCAGCTTGTTTATACCAACAACACCTAACCCCACCTCGGGAATGCTTGTAATGATTCCCAAAAAAGAATTGATTCTATTGGATATTACTGTTGAAGAAGCCATTAAATTGGTGGTGTCTGGGGGCATCATGAAACCAACGAAGGTGGATGAAGTGCATAAGAGAGAGGATGAATGA
- a CDS encoding diacylglycerol kinase — protein MKMRKLLESFNYAFEGIIYALKTQRNMKIHFVVSIVILIMSLFFELTRIEILILLMTISLVIIAEMINTSIESTIDLITDQYHIFAKIAKNVAAGAVLIAAINSIIVAYLLFFHRLNPYTSIVLEQVRQSPLHVTFITLIIVIFVTIALKAYFGRGTPLQGGMPSGHGAISFALATSITFISENMFIGTLSILMALLVCQSRIEGKIHTFFEVIMGAILGILITVIIFQVFG, from the coding sequence ATGAAAATGAGAAAGCTATTGGAAAGCTTTAACTATGCCTTTGAGGGAATCATTTACGCCTTGAAGACACAGCGAAATATGAAGATTCACTTTGTTGTCAGTATTGTGATTTTGATCATGAGTTTATTCTTTGAATTGACCAGAATAGAGATTCTTATATTATTGATGACCATTTCCCTGGTAATAATTGCTGAAATGATTAATACATCAATCGAATCCACCATCGATCTGATCACAGATCAATACCATATTTTTGCTAAAATCGCTAAAAATGTGGCGGCAGGAGCGGTTTTGATCGCTGCCATTAACTCGATTATTGTAGCATACTTGCTTTTTTTTCACCGACTGAATCCCTATACATCTATCGTACTGGAGCAGGTTAGACAGTCTCCTTTACATGTGACCTTTATCACTTTGATTATCGTGATCTTCGTAACCATTGCGCTGAAGGCATACTTTGGAAGGGGAACTCCGCTACAAGGAGGAATGCCTAGTGGGCATGGTGCCATTAGTTTTGCTTTGGCCACCTCCATTACATTCATTTCAGAGAATATGTTTATTGGGACACTATCGATCCTGATGGCACTCCTTGTGTGTCAAAGTAGAATAGAGGGAAAAATTCATACATTTTTTGAAGTAATCATGGGGGCAATTCTGGGAATACTGATAACAGTCATCATTTTTCAAGTATTTGGCTAA
- the ybeY gene encoding rRNA maturation RNase YbeY, with protein sequence MPVSLVIDNRQKQVEIEQKLIMLLEKAVITSLAYEGWDPDYEVSLSFVSNKEIQNLNRTYRGKDYATDVLSFPLVDDTDGFPMGEEKLLGDVVISVEKAVEQAKEYQHSFEREMGFLMVHSLFHLMGYDHLEETEAQEMRKREEIVLTEMGLVRE encoded by the coding sequence ATGCCAGTGAGCCTAGTCATTGATAACCGACAAAAGCAAGTTGAGATTGAACAAAAACTAATTATGTTATTAGAGAAAGCAGTCATCACTTCCCTAGCATATGAAGGATGGGACCCAGATTATGAAGTGAGTCTTTCTTTTGTAAGTAATAAAGAAATACAAAATTTAAATCGTACCTATCGTGGAAAGGACTATGCCACCGATGTGCTGTCCTTTCCATTGGTGGATGATACTGATGGATTCCCTATGGGAGAAGAAAAACTATTGGGAGATGTTGTGATTTCAGTTGAAAAGGCAGTAGAGCAAGCTAAAGAATACCAGCACTCATTTGAAAGAGAGATGGGCTTTTTAATGGTCCACAGCTTATTTCACTTGATGGGCTACGATCACTTAGAAGAAACAGAGGCCCAAGAGATGAGAAAAAGAGAAGAAATCGTACTCACTGAGATGGGTTTGGTGAGAGAGTAA
- a CDS encoding HD family phosphohydrolase, translating into MGRYKDFKDKFLNRVSGSFIGGKRVQHTLLAVFFFLVIFAILATSLSPEKYDLSEGQRVPTDIRSPKDVEDRQATERLEARAEELVEPRYRMDPMVHVESKKEIENFFLMVREAKAFKEVEEVEVEVEVEVEETEESNENSEGIELNQEEVWTHAEKIDYLKANTELGIERALLEVALNAPLVELRDLEGYISEMIAQNMNVGIKPEDLQREKTNMANYILGLSRFDDGLKELGILLAQGALRPNQFADEEVTRQKIDEAVAEVEKVMIRKGDHIVREGDILNGDQLEILRELGLLKEESRVDFILYSGIALVTLVLELIIIAYIYVFNKELLGKTGRLMMIGIIVVLTLILAKAIHVISIYLIPVAASAMLLSILIDSRLALLVNVCLTILISMITGNDIPFMAMALVGGTVGAFSVINSQQRANVFLAGIIVSIANMVTIMGIGFINSNELIKVMNSSFYGGLNGIGVAVLAIGSLPLWESLFGILTPLKLLELSNPNHPLLKRLLLETPGTYHHSIIVGNLSESAADAIGGNALLARVGTFYHDIGKLKRPYFFKENQLTLQNPHDKLNPAVSSMIITDHVKDGMELAKKYNLPQEIRDFIEQHHGDTLVAYFYHKAKEREGNDKVDEMDYRYPGPKPQSKETAILMLADSVEAAVRSLSSPTREKVSTLVEKIINDKIGDRQLEECNITLKEIEIVKETFTKIILGIFHERIEYPELDPNQRKGKDASEPSH; encoded by the coding sequence ATGGGTAGGTATAAAGACTTTAAAGACAAGTTCTTAAATCGTGTTAGTGGAAGCTTTATTGGAGGAAAAAGAGTACAGCATACATTGCTGGCAGTCTTTTTCTTCTTAGTGATTTTTGCAATCCTAGCAACAAGCTTGAGTCCAGAGAAATATGATCTATCTGAAGGTCAGCGTGTCCCTACGGATATTAGATCTCCTAAGGATGTTGAAGACCGCCAAGCAACCGAGCGCTTAGAGGCTCGGGCTGAAGAGCTGGTGGAGCCCCGATATCGGATGGACCCTATGGTTCATGTGGAATCAAAGAAAGAAATTGAAAATTTTTTCTTAATGGTTAGGGAAGCGAAAGCCTTTAAAGAAGTGGAAGAAGTAGAAGTAGAAGTAGAAGTAGAAGTAGAAGAGACCGAAGAAAGTAACGAAAATAGTGAAGGCATTGAGCTAAACCAAGAAGAAGTATGGACCCATGCAGAAAAAATTGATTATTTGAAAGCAAATACTGAGCTGGGAATAGAAAGAGCGTTACTAGAGGTAGCCCTCAATGCCCCTTTAGTAGAACTGCGGGATCTAGAAGGCTATATTTCTGAGATGATTGCTCAGAATATGAACGTTGGCATTAAACCTGAGGACCTTCAAAGAGAAAAGACCAACATGGCTAATTATATTTTAGGGTTAAGTCGCTTTGATGATGGATTAAAAGAGCTAGGTATCCTCTTAGCCCAGGGAGCCCTACGTCCCAATCAGTTTGCAGATGAAGAGGTGACGCGACAGAAAATTGATGAGGCAGTGGCTGAGGTTGAGAAAGTCATGATCCGTAAAGGTGATCACATTGTTCGTGAGGGTGATATACTTAATGGGGATCAACTGGAAATATTAAGAGAATTGGGACTGTTAAAAGAAGAAAGTCGAGTGGATTTCATTTTATATAGTGGGATTGCTTTGGTGACCCTTGTGCTAGAACTGATCATTATTGCCTATATATATGTTTTCAATAAAGAACTTCTGGGAAAAACAGGAAGGTTAATGATGATTGGAATCATTGTGGTATTAACCCTCATACTGGCTAAAGCGATTCATGTGATTTCAATTTATCTAATCCCTGTAGCTGCCAGTGCAATGCTGTTGTCCATTTTAATTGACTCACGATTGGCCCTCTTGGTTAATGTATGTCTAACCATCCTGATCAGTATGATAACAGGAAATGACATTCCCTTTATGGCCATGGCCTTAGTTGGCGGAACCGTAGGGGCCTTTAGTGTGATCAATAGTCAACAAAGGGCAAATGTTTTTCTAGCTGGAATCATTGTCAGTATTGCCAATATGGTGACCATCATGGGAATTGGATTTATTAATAGTAATGAATTGATTAAAGTAATGAATTCTAGTTTTTATGGAGGACTCAATGGAATCGGAGTGGCTGTTCTTGCCATTGGTTCATTACCATTATGGGAATCCTTATTTGGTATTTTAACACCACTGAAGCTATTAGAACTATCAAATCCAAATCATCCTTTACTAAAAAGACTATTATTAGAAACCCCTGGAACCTACCATCATAGTATTATTGTAGGTAACCTAAGTGAATCAGCTGCAGATGCTATTGGAGGCAATGCGCTACTGGCAAGGGTAGGCACTTTTTACCATGATATTGGAAAATTGAAACGCCCATACTTTTTCAAGGAAAATCAATTGACATTACAAAATCCCCATGACAAATTAAACCCTGCTGTGAGTAGTATGATTATTACAGATCATGTGAAGGATGGGATGGAACTGGCTAAGAAATATAACCTACCCCAAGAGATTCGAGACTTTATCGAGCAACATCATGGAGACACGCTGGTGGCATACTTTTATCATAAAGCAAAGGAACGAGAAGGAAATGACAAGGTAGATGAAATGGATTATCGCTATCCAGGACCTAAGCCCCAAAGTAAAGAGACAGCGATTTTAATGCTGGCAGACTCTGTGGAGGCAGCAGTTAGAAGTCTGTCATCCCCAACCCGTGAGAAGGTGTCCACTTTAGTAGAAAAAATCATTAATGATAAAATAGGTGATAGACAGTTAGAAGAGTGCAACATTACGTTAAAGGAAATAGAAATCGTTAAAGAAACTTTTACAAAGATAATTCTAGGAATATTCCATGAAAGAATTGAATATCCTGAGTTAGATCCGAATCAAAGGAAAGGAAAAGATGCCAGTGAGCCTAGTCATTGA